A stretch of Sebastes fasciatus isolate fSebFas1 chromosome 19, fSebFas1.pri, whole genome shotgun sequence DNA encodes these proteins:
- the LOC141757821 gene encoding scavenger receptor cysteine-rich type 1 protein M130-like: MFAYNSEFSNICICSDSKNDQIYTEDSTCDDQSRETVYLDVMDHLLVLMLLLWSSGLQAEGEHNSTESDDVRLVGGDSRCAGTLEVKHQGDWRPVGGFDWTLKEAAVVCRKLDCGSAVSVGWRVSSKRSVWRIRYRCVQSGSALGECATTSGSSPYILDLTCSDLRPFIIRAIVLPLILLLANIGLYFYCKATRGQRPGRREKAEPDY; the protein is encoded by the exons atgtttgCGTATAACAGCGAGTTCAGCAACATCTGTATCTGTTCAGACAGCAAGAATGATCAG ATATACACTGAGGACAGCACATGTGATGATCAGAGCAGAGAGACGGTCTACCTGGACGTCATGGATCACCTGTTGGTGCTGATGCTGTTGCTGTGGAGCTCAG GACTCCAGGCTGAAGGAGAACACAACTCAACAG agtctgatgatgtcaggttggtgggaggagacagtcgctgtgcaggaacactggaggtgaaacatcagggagactggagaccagtggGGGGCTTCGACTGGACCCTGAAGGAAGCAGCTGTTGTCTGTAGAAAGctggactgtggctctgctgtttctgtaggaTGGAGAGTCTCCTCAAAGAGATCTGTGTGGAGGATCAGGTACCGctgtgttcagtctggatctgctctgGGGGAGTGTGCAACAACATCAGGGTCCTCTCCCTACATCCTggatctcacctgctcag ATCTAAGGCCTTTCATCATCAGAGCCATCGTCCTGCCGCTGATTCTGCTGTTGGCGAACATTGGCCTTTACTTCTACTGTAAG GCCACCAGGGGGCAGAGGCCGGGCAGACGGGAGAAGGCCGAGCCGGATTATTAG